In the Verrucomicrobiia bacterium genome, one interval contains:
- the bioD gene encoding dethiobiotin synthase has protein sequence MKQRRSAALNSVLFITGTDTGVGKTVLTGLLLAHARARGWRAVALKPLCTGGREDALTLSALQGHALPLDVVNPWWSSIPLTPAIALRGKRKKPNKHAVLAHLRAVAQQADWVLVEGAGGLRSPLGEDFDALELMAALRCGAVVVARNRLGCLNHVLMTVELLRQRRVPVVAVVLQGEKTEDLSARTNARFLRKKAGFPPVFTLPWLGARAGDPAAIKKNEKKLKKTLARILAFAKKRAAL, from the coding sequence GTGAAACAACGTCGTTCCGCGGCTTTGAACTCTGTGCTTTTCATCACCGGCACCGACACGGGTGTGGGGAAAACCGTGCTGACGGGCCTGTTGCTGGCGCATGCGCGCGCGCGGGGCTGGCGCGCGGTGGCGCTGAAGCCCTTGTGCACCGGCGGCCGCGAGGATGCGCTGACGTTGAGCGCGCTGCAGGGGCACGCGCTGCCGCTGGACGTGGTCAATCCGTGGTGGTCCAGCATCCCGCTCACGCCGGCGATTGCGCTGCGGGGCAAGCGGAAAAAACCCAATAAACACGCGGTTTTGGCGCATCTCCGGGCGGTGGCCCAACAGGCGGACTGGGTCCTGGTGGAAGGCGCAGGCGGTTTGCGATCGCCGCTGGGCGAAGACTTTGACGCGCTGGAGCTGATGGCGGCGTTACGCTGTGGGGCGGTGGTGGTGGCGCGCAACCGGCTGGGATGCTTGAATCACGTTTTAATGACCGTGGAATTGTTGCGGCAGCGGCGCGTGCCGGTGGTGGCGGTGGTGTTGCAGGGGGAAAAAACGGAGGATTTGTCGGCCCGCACCAACGCACGATTTTTGCGAAAAAAGGCCGGTTTTCCGCCGGTTTTTACGCTTCCGTGGCTGGGGGCGCGGGCGGGGGATCCGGCGGCGATCAAAAAAAATGAAAAAAAATTAAAAAAAACGCTTGCACGGATTTTGGCTTTTGCTAAAAAGCGCGCCGCTCTTTGA
- a CDS encoding sulfatase, whose translation MKKWLWLALLFLAAGKGLHAARPNVLMIAIDDLNDWIGCMYGHPQAHTPAMDRLAARGTLFLNAHVQSPLCNPSRVSLMTGLRPSTTGIYGLAPGLRNVETTRQRITLPQHFGRHGYFTATFGKVYHDGSIPRAFQTNEFHVWGPAPGMPLPTNKFVNTPATLRLMDWGVFPPDDREQADWKIADAAIAQLKNAPKDRPFFVAVGFRLPHVPCFASQPWFDRFPPEDKIFLPPCREDDRADLPEFSWFLHWNLPEPRLSWLQRSGQWRPLVRAYLASTTFMDSQIQRVLDALKEMGAEDHTLIILWSDNGWHLGEKGITGKNTLWERSTRVPLIFAGPGVTRGGRCLQPVELLDIFPTLLELCQLPPVDGLEGHSLAPQLRDAQAPRPWPAITTHNQGNHAVRSERWRYIRYANGAEELYDMKNDPNEWRNLAGDARYRDLLQEHARWLPKVDLPAAPGSTGRVLTQTNGVWFWEGQAINPAEKQE comes from the coding sequence ATGAAAAAATGGCTCTGGCTCGCGCTGCTTTTCCTTGCGGCAGGCAAAGGTCTTCACGCCGCGCGGCCCAATGTGTTGATGATTGCCATTGATGATCTCAACGATTGGATCGGCTGCATGTATGGGCATCCCCAGGCCCATACCCCGGCCATGGATCGCCTCGCGGCACGCGGCACGCTCTTCCTCAATGCCCATGTCCAATCCCCCCTCTGCAACCCCTCCCGCGTCAGTTTGATGACCGGTCTAAGGCCCTCCACCACGGGCATTTATGGGCTGGCGCCGGGCCTTCGCAATGTTGAGACCACCCGACAGCGGATCACCCTGCCACAACACTTCGGCCGGCACGGTTATTTCACCGCCACCTTCGGCAAGGTGTATCACGACGGCTCCATCCCCCGGGCTTTTCAAACCAATGAATTTCACGTGTGGGGACCGGCGCCCGGCATGCCCCTCCCCACCAACAAATTCGTCAACACCCCCGCCACCTTGCGCCTCATGGACTGGGGCGTCTTCCCGCCCGATGACCGCGAGCAGGCCGACTGGAAAATTGCGGATGCAGCCATCGCACAATTAAAAAATGCGCCCAAAGACCGGCCCTTTTTTGTGGCGGTGGGCTTTCGTCTGCCCCATGTGCCCTGCTTTGCCTCCCAGCCGTGGTTTGACCGGTTTCCGCCCGAGGACAAGATTTTCCTCCCGCCCTGCCGCGAAGATGATCGCGCCGACCTTCCCGAGTTTTCCTGGTTTCTCCATTGGAACCTGCCGGAGCCGCGGTTGTCGTGGCTGCAGCGCAGCGGCCAATGGCGGCCCCTCGTGCGCGCCTATCTGGCCAGCACCACCTTCATGGACAGCCAGATTCAGCGTGTACTCGATGCGCTGAAGGAGATGGGCGCCGAAGACCACACCCTCATCATCCTGTGGTCCGACAACGGCTGGCATCTGGGCGAAAAGGGTATCACCGGCAAAAACACGCTCTGGGAGCGCTCCACCCGCGTGCCGCTGATTTTTGCCGGGCCGGGGGTGACGCGCGGCGGGCGCTGCCTGCAGCCCGTCGAGCTGCTGGACATTTTCCCCACCCTGCTCGAGCTGTGCCAACTGCCGCCGGTGGACGGTCTGGAAGGCCACAGCCTTGCCCCCCAACTGCGCGACGCCCAAGCCCCCCGCCCCTGGCCGGCCATCACCACCCACAACCAGGGCAATCATGCCGTGCGCTCCGAACGCTGGCGCTACATCCGATATGCCAACGGCGCCGAGGAGCTTTACGACATGAAAAATGATCCCAACGAATGGCGCAACCTGGCGGGAGACGCGCGCTACCGCGACCTCCTCCAAGAGCATGCCCGCTGGCTGCCCAAGGTGGATTTGCCCGCCGCTCCCGGCAGCACCGGCCGCGTGCTCACCCAGACCAATGGCGTGTGGTTCTGGGAAGGGCAGGCCATTAACCCGGCGGAAAAGCAGGAATAA